In Acidobacteriota bacterium, a single genomic region encodes these proteins:
- a CDS encoding type II secretion system protein GspG: protein MIAAIAIPNLLNAIDRGKQKRTMADLRSLGTAIESYSIDENNYPVVSTMANLEAAVEPLYIRTAPTTDGWTNGIIVASIATEYTVCSGGKDAGACGNDAAGAVTSFNDSITFANGQFVQWPEGAQQ from the coding sequence ATCATTGCCGCCATCGCGATTCCGAACCTGCTCAACGCGATCGATCGCGGTAAGCAGAAGCGCACGATGGCGGATCTTCGCTCGCTCGGTACGGCCATTGAGTCGTATTCGATCGACGAGAACAACTATCCGGTCGTCTCCACGATGGCCAACCTCGAGGCTGCCGTTGAGCCGCTGTACATCCGTACCGCGCCGACCACGGACGGCTGGACCAACGGAATCATCGTCGCCAGCATTGCGACGGAGTACACCGTCTGTTCCGGTGGTAAAGACGCTGGTGCGTGCGGCAACGATGCCGCTGGCGCTGTAACCAGCTTCAACGACTCGATCACCTTCGCCAACGGACAGTTCGTCCAGTGGCCGGAGGGAGCGCAGCAGTAA
- the pilB gene encoding type IV-A pilus assembly ATPase PilB produces the protein MAVKLGEMLVKAGMISQSQLDEALESQSQNGEKLGFNLIRLGYVKEDDITQLLSEQYGVPSINLRHFEIDESVINLIPSEVSQKYLVLPVNRTGATLTIAMADPTNVFAMDDIKFMTGYNVEPVVASEIAIRESIEKYYGSQHALELKKVMDEMAEAESEALEVLEEEEEVDLNQLEASSEEAPVVKLVNIILTDSIKKSASDIHIEPYEKDFRVRFRIDGVLYEIMHPPMKLRDAITSRIKIMAKLDISEKRLPQDGRIKIKMKLQGKTKEMDYRVSVLPTLFGEKMVLRLLDKDNLMLDMTGLGFEQESLSKFERQILKPYGMVLVTGPTGSGKTNTLYSSMNRVNTPETNIMTAEDPVEFNLHGINQVQMKEQIGLNFAAALRSFLRQDPNIVLVGEIRDFETAEIAVKAALTGHLVLSTLHTNDAPSTINRLMNMGIEPFLVATSVNLICAQRLVRRICKECKEAIQMPTQALIDVGFTEEQAPQIRLHKGHGCSSCNNTGYRGRVGLYEVMEMSDQTRELILSGASAMELRRQALDEGMISLRQSGLRKIQDGATTVEEVVRETII, from the coding sequence ATGGCGGTCAAACTGGGGGAGATGCTGGTTAAGGCTGGGATGATCAGCCAGAGCCAGCTCGACGAAGCTCTCGAGTCGCAGTCGCAGAACGGCGAGAAGCTTGGCTTCAACCTGATCCGACTGGGCTACGTGAAGGAAGACGACATCACCCAGCTGCTTTCCGAGCAGTACGGCGTGCCGTCCATCAATCTAAGACACTTCGAGATCGACGAGTCGGTGATCAACCTGATCCCCAGCGAAGTCTCCCAGAAATACCTGGTGCTCCCGGTCAACCGGACCGGGGCGACCCTGACCATCGCCATGGCCGACCCGACCAACGTCTTCGCCATGGACGACATCAAGTTCATGACCGGTTACAACGTCGAACCGGTGGTTGCCAGCGAGATCGCGATCCGCGAGTCGATCGAGAAGTACTACGGCTCCCAGCATGCCCTCGAGCTGAAGAAGGTCATGGACGAAATGGCCGAGGCCGAGTCCGAAGCCCTCGAGGTCCTGGAGGAGGAGGAAGAGGTTGATCTGAATCAACTGGAGGCGTCCTCCGAGGAAGCACCGGTTGTCAAACTGGTCAACATCATCCTGACCGACTCGATCAAGAAGAGTGCGTCGGATATCCATATCGAACCTTACGAGAAGGACTTCCGGGTCCGATTCCGCATTGACGGGGTGCTCTACGAGATCATGCACCCGCCGATGAAGCTGCGCGATGCGATCACCAGCCGTATCAAGATCATGGCCAAACTGGACATCTCCGAGAAACGGCTTCCTCAGGACGGCCGCATCAAGATCAAGATGAAGCTGCAGGGCAAGACCAAGGAGATGGACTACCGCGTCTCCGTGCTTCCCACCCTGTTCGGCGAGAAGATGGTGCTCCGGCTTCTGGACAAAGACAATCTGATGCTGGACATGACCGGCCTCGGATTCGAGCAAGAGTCCCTGTCGAAGTTCGAGCGTCAGATCCTGAAGCCTTACGGAATGGTTCTGGTAACAGGGCCGACCGGTTCCGGTAAGACCAACACGCTCTACTCGTCGATGAACCGGGTCAACACGCCGGAAACCAACATCATGACGGCCGAGGATCCGGTCGAGTTCAACCTCCACGGCATCAACCAGGTGCAGATGAAGGAGCAGATCGGCCTCAACTTCGCGGCCGCCCTGCGTTCGTTCCTGCGACAGGATCCCAACATCGTGCTGGTCGGTGAGATTCGAGACTTCGAGACGGCAGAGATCGCCGTCAAGGCCGCACTGACGGGCCATCTCGTGTTGTCGACGTTGCATACCAACGATGCTCCCTCGACGATCAACCGATTGATGAACATGGGTATCGAGCCGTTCCTCGTCGCGACATCCGTCAACCTCATCTGTGCGCAGCGTCTCGTGCGTCGGATCTGCAAGGAGTGCAAGGAGGCGATCCAGATGCCGACCCAGGCACTCATCGACGTCGGGTTCACCGAGGAGCAGGCCCCCCAGATTCGGCTGCACAAGGGTCACGGATGCAGCAGCTGCAACAACACGGGTTATCGAGGACGTGTGGGTCTCTATGAGGTCATGGAAATGTCCGATCAGACCCGTGAGTTGATCCTCTCCGGTGCGTCGGCAATGGAACTGCGTCGTCAGGCCCTCGACGAGGGGATGATTTCGCTGCGGCAGTCCGGTCTGCGAAAGATCCAGGATGGAGCCACCACGGTTGAAGAGGTCGTCCGCGAGACGATTATCTAG
- a CDS encoding sigma-54 dependent transcriptional regulator has translation MSRLLVVEDEKSMRDLLALMLGKEGYNVDVAESATAACEMFENCNPWDLIISDISMPGMSGLEMLEVVRERFPQTAVIIMTAFGSKETAIEALNAGASYYVEKPFDLDEVKTVVRKTLDLKRVVNENAGLKLQNRDLKAELHGRYTFDGLVGRSQKMKSIFELIERVATTGSTIMVSGESGTGKELIARAIHYNSGRGDLPFVSINCGALPDELLESELFGHRKGSFTGAVSNKKGLFEVANGGTIFLDEIGETTPAMQIKLLRVLQERTIRPVGGTEEIPVDVRVVTATNQDLEQMVQDRQFREDLFYRINVIAIRMPALREKAEDIPSLAEHFLEKYLALVGKTNLRGISPQALEQLEAYHWPGNVRQLENVIERAVALETADEIQAESLPAEVRGSVDASPADESVTLPPSGLDLEVYLEELRQRYMQTSMKRVGGVQTRAAELLGMTFRSFRYFAKKYRISGKDGEVEEPDTELVSGQK, from the coding sequence GTGAGCAGACTGCTGGTCGTGGAAGATGAGAAGAGCATGCGCGATCTCCTGGCCCTGATGTTGGGTAAGGAGGGCTACAACGTCGATGTCGCAGAATCGGCGACGGCCGCGTGCGAGATGTTCGAAAACTGTAACCCGTGGGACCTGATCATCAGCGACATCTCGATGCCCGGGATGTCCGGTCTTGAGATGCTCGAGGTGGTTCGAGAGCGGTTTCCCCAGACGGCGGTCATCATCATGACCGCGTTCGGCTCCAAGGAGACGGCGATCGAGGCTTTGAACGCCGGCGCGTCGTACTACGTCGAGAAACCGTTCGACCTGGACGAGGTCAAGACGGTCGTCCGGAAGACCCTGGATCTGAAGCGGGTCGTCAACGAGAACGCCGGTCTGAAACTCCAGAACCGCGATCTCAAGGCCGAACTTCATGGTCGCTATACGTTCGACGGCCTCGTCGGGCGCAGCCAGAAGATGAAGTCGATCTTCGAGCTGATCGAGAGAGTCGCGACCACCGGCAGCACCATCATGGTTTCCGGAGAGTCGGGCACCGGCAAGGAGTTGATCGCCCGGGCGATCCACTATAACTCGGGACGTGGCGATCTACCCTTCGTATCGATCAACTGCGGCGCACTTCCCGACGAGCTTCTCGAGAGCGAGTTGTTCGGACATCGAAAGGGCTCTTTCACCGGCGCCGTGAGCAACAAGAAGGGCCTGTTCGAAGTCGCCAACGGTGGGACAATCTTCCTGGACGAGATCGGCGAGACCACGCCCGCCATGCAGATCAAGCTGTTGCGAGTCCTTCAGGAGCGGACGATCCGTCCGGTGGGAGGCACCGAGGAGATCCCGGTCGACGTGCGAGTCGTCACGGCGACCAACCAGGACCTGGAGCAGATGGTCCAGGATCGGCAGTTCCGTGAGGATCTCTTCTACCGCATCAACGTCATCGCGATCCGCATGCCCGCCCTGCGGGAGAAGGCCGAGGACATCCCGTCGCTGGCAGAGCATTTCCTGGAGAAATACCTGGCCCTCGTGGGCAAGACCAACCTGCGGGGGATCTCGCCGCAGGCGCTTGAGCAACTCGAGGCCTACCACTGGCCGGGAAACGTCCGCCAGCTGGAGAACGTGATCGAGCGGGCCGTGGCCCTGGAGACCGCGGACGAGATCCAGGCCGAGAGCCTCCCAGCGGAGGTCCGGGGCTCCGTGGACGCGTCTCCGGCCGACGAAAGCGTGACCCTGCCCCCGAGCGGTCTGGATCTCGAGGTCTACCTCGAGGAGCTGAGACAGCGTTACATGCAGACATCGATGAAGCGGGTCGGCGGTGTCCAGACCCGGGCGGCGGAACTGCTGGGCATGACCTTCCGCTCATTCCGTTATTTCGCCAAGAAATACCGAATCTCGGGCAAGGATGGCGAGGTCGAGGAGCCCGACACCGAGCTGGTCTCCGGGCAAAAGTGA
- the accC gene encoding acetyl-CoA carboxylase biotin carboxylase subunit: MFRKILIANRGEIALRIVWACKELGIKTVAVYSTADADSLHVKFADEEVCIGPPRNAESYLNVSAIISAAEITDADAVHPGYGFLAESAHFAEVCKEVGLTFIGPEPDVIRRMGDKAEARKTMMTAGVPTVPGSEGIIENIDEAREIVEQIGCPVLIKAKAGGGGRGMRIVTEVEELERQFDAASNEAGASFGDPACYIEKFVHRPRHIEFQIMGDAHGNVVHLFERECSIQRRHQKLLEECPSTALSGELRQRMSEAAVRAAKSVDYTNAGTVEFLLDASGEFYFIEMNTRIQVEHPVTEMVTGIDLIKEQIRVAAGEPLSFTQEDVRRNGHAIECRVNAEHPVTFRPSPGTITTFHPPGGPGIRLDTACYAEAVVPPFYDSMIAKVVARGNTRGEAILRMRRALESFVVEGIETNIPLQQRIVAEEDFVRGRLDTGFMERFLNE, translated from the coding sequence GTGTTCCGCAAGATCCTCATCGCCAATCGAGGCGAGATAGCCCTCAGGATCGTCTGGGCCTGCAAGGAATTGGGGATCAAGACGGTCGCGGTCTATTCGACGGCGGATGCGGACTCTCTCCACGTCAAGTTCGCGGACGAGGAGGTCTGTATCGGCCCGCCGCGGAACGCGGAATCCTACCTCAACGTCTCGGCGATCATCTCCGCCGCGGAGATTACCGACGCGGACGCGGTGCACCCCGGCTACGGCTTCCTCGCCGAGTCCGCGCATTTCGCAGAGGTCTGCAAGGAGGTCGGACTGACCTTCATCGGTCCCGAGCCGGACGTGATCCGTCGGATGGGTGACAAGGCCGAGGCTCGCAAGACGATGATGACCGCCGGCGTCCCGACGGTCCCCGGCAGCGAGGGGATCATCGAGAACATCGACGAGGCCCGAGAGATCGTCGAGCAGATTGGCTGTCCGGTCCTCATCAAGGCCAAGGCCGGAGGGGGCGGTCGCGGGATGCGAATCGTCACCGAGGTCGAGGAACTCGAGCGTCAGTTCGACGCCGCCAGCAATGAGGCCGGCGCGTCGTTCGGCGATCCGGCCTGTTATATCGAGAAGTTCGTCCACCGACCGCGTCACATCGAGTTTCAGATCATGGGCGATGCCCACGGCAACGTCGTCCATCTGTTCGAGCGGGAGTGTTCGATCCAGCGTCGACATCAGAAGCTTCTGGAAGAATGTCCTTCGACCGCCCTCAGCGGGGAACTGCGGCAGAGGATGTCCGAGGCCGCCGTGCGCGCCGCCAAATCGGTCGACTACACCAACGCGGGGACGGTGGAGTTCCTGCTGGATGCCTCCGGCGAGTTCTATTTCATCGAGATGAACACGCGAATCCAGGTCGAGCATCCTGTAACCGAGATGGTCACCGGGATCGATCTGATCAAGGAGCAGATCCGTGTCGCGGCGGGGGAGCCGCTCTCCTTTACCCAGGAAGATGTCCGTCGCAACGGTCACGCCATCGAGTGCCGGGTCAACGCCGAACATCCCGTGACCTTCCGGCCGAGCCCCGGGACGATCACCACCTTCCACCCGCCGGGCGGCCCGGGGATTCGGCTGGACACGGCCTGCTACGCCGAGGCGGTCGTCCCGCCGTTCTACGACTCGATGATCGCCAAGGTCGTCGCCAGGGGTAACACGCGGGGCGAGGCGATCCTGAGGATGCGGCGGGCTCTGGAGTCGTTCGTGGTCGAGGGGATCGAGACCAATATTCCGCTGCAGCAGCGGATCGTGGCCGAAGAGGACTTCGTCCGTGGCCGGCTGGATACCGGGTTCATGGAACGATTCCTGAACGAGTAG
- a CDS encoding type IV pilus twitching motility protein PilT: MGVTMHQLLKTLVDQGGTDLHVTTNTAPQIRINGKMVQLQTPPMTPAETKNLIYSVLTDSQKHRFEETFELDFSFGVKGLARFRANIFFQRGAVAGAFRTIPWELKTFDELGLPSVVSDLCERPRGLILVTGPTGSGKSTTLASMLDKVNSERAEHIVTIEDPIEYLHQHKKCLVNQRELHADTKSFPAALRSVLRQDPDIVLIGEMRDLETIESALRIAETGHLTFGTLHTNSASQTINRIVDVFPPHQQSQIRAQLSLVLEGILCQALLPTANGQGRALSMEIMVPNAAIRNLIREDKVHQIYSAMQVGQLKYGMQTFNQSLSTLVIKRQVTRELALSMSSHPDELEEMLSRGAQGHQQGGVANARGRRPRR, from the coding sequence ATGGGCGTAACCATGCATCAGCTGCTCAAGACTCTTGTGGATCAGGGCGGCACCGACTTACATGTCACGACGAATACGGCTCCACAGATCCGTATCAACGGCAAGATGGTTCAGCTCCAGACACCGCCGATGACGCCTGCCGAGACGAAGAACCTCATCTATAGCGTTCTTACCGATTCGCAGAAACATCGATTCGAGGAGACCTTCGAACTGGACTTCTCGTTCGGGGTGAAGGGTCTGGCGCGGTTTCGTGCCAACATCTTCTTCCAGCGGGGTGCCGTCGCCGGCGCTTTCCGTACGATCCCCTGGGAGCTGAAGACGTTTGACGAACTCGGCCTCCCCTCGGTCGTCTCCGACCTTTGCGAGCGACCCCGCGGCCTGATTCTCGTGACGGGTCCGACCGGTTCCGGTAAGTCGACGACGTTGGCGTCGATGCTGGACAAGGTCAACAGCGAGCGCGCCGAGCATATCGTGACGATCGAGGACCCGATCGAGTATCTCCATCAACACAAGAAGTGCCTGGTCAACCAGCGTGAGTTGCACGCGGATACCAAGTCGTTCCCGGCCGCATTGCGGTCCGTGCTTCGTCAAGATCCCGACATCGTGCTCATCGGTGAGATGCGCGACCTGGAAACGATCGAGTCGGCGCTTCGCATTGCGGAGACGGGCCATTTGACGTTCGGCACGCTCCACACCAACTCGGCATCGCAGACGATCAACCGTATCGTGGACGTTTTCCCGCCCCATCAACAGTCGCAGATTCGTGCGCAGCTGTCGCTGGTCCTGGAGGGTATTCTCTGTCAGGCGTTGCTGCCGACCGCAAACGGTCAGGGTCGTGCGCTCTCGATGGAGATCATGGTTCCGAACGCGGCCATCCGAAACCTCATTCGTGAGGACAAGGTGCATCAGATCTATTCTGCGATGCAGGTGGGTCAGTTGAAATACGGCATGCAGACATTCAATCAGTCGCTGTCGACGTTGGTTATTAAGAGGCAGGTCACCCGGGAGTTGGCGCTATCGATGTCGTCCCACCCCGACGAACTGGAAGAGATGCTCAGCCGCGGTGCTCAGGGCCACCAACAGGGTGGAGTGGCAAACGCACGCGGCAGACGTCCACGGCGCTAA
- the accB gene encoding acetyl-CoA carboxylase biotin carboxyl carrier protein, whose amino-acid sequence MEPKDIRDLIDLISHSNFSTFELEHEGVKIKLVKETHGPPTVVTSMSSAEIATVPVAAAATSAPGVAASIPEAAPVTPAPEAGLIDVQSPIVGTFYRSSSPDAAAFVDIGGRVSRGQVICIVEAMKVMNEIESEHDGEVVEVVVANGQPVEFGEVLLRLRPMS is encoded by the coding sequence GTGGAACCGAAGGATATCCGCGACCTGATCGATCTGATCTCGCATAGCAATTTCAGCACCTTCGAGCTCGAACACGAGGGTGTCAAGATCAAGCTGGTCAAGGAGACCCACGGCCCGCCCACGGTCGTCACCTCGATGTCGTCGGCCGAGATCGCCACGGTGCCCGTCGCGGCTGCGGCAACATCCGCTCCAGGGGTCGCCGCGTCGATCCCGGAGGCCGCTCCGGTGACGCCGGCCCCCGAGGCCGGCCTGATCGACGTGCAGTCTCCCATCGTCGGGACCTTCTATCGCTCATCCAGCCCGGATGCTGCCGCCTTCGTCGATATCGGCGGGCGGGTCTCGCGGGGGCAGGTCATCTGTATCGTCGAGGCGATGAAGGTGATGAACGAGATCGAGTCCGAACACGACGGAGAGGTCGTGGAGGTCGTCGTCGCCAACGGACAACCCGTCGAGTTCGGGGAGGTTCTGTTGCGCCTCCGACCCATGTCCTAG
- a CDS encoding ATP-binding protein: protein MSRADRERQLRWLMTLRVVVVTTLLISAFGIELVLRPAESLRPLFTLTAAAYTMVLLYAVLARVLPGLRLFIRAQLIGDACLVSAFVAITGGIDSPMSFLYLLPITAASLATDRRWAMTMAGVCWLMYGAMVAFPQQLMLLSGILPASDPSRMINFLVAHLVAMVAFAWLSVHLAERIRSQGKELDQRAEAVARLKALNENIIGSINSGLITTNLSGKINFMNRGGAEILGQEFEAVDGQQVEQLFGLEADYLGEVRRQLLANRRFRFEKFFTTGDARHEQIFLGIAASNLHDRTGAPLGFIFIFQDLTEIHALEQEMRLRERMAALGEMAAGMAHELRNPLASISGAVQYLKGIVPPDQETLDLMDIVMRESHRLDQAIRDFLTFARPGAFAPEHVDLVRVIEDGVKLLSKSRESGRSHRIETDYDDERMECVVDANRLKQVFWNLASNGLKAMPDGGELRIGLHWRDERSRIELSIADQGEGMNEEQRASYFQPFSGSFQEGTGLGAAIVYRLVEEHDGKIHLESAPGRGTRVRISLPSRCPAVGPAGSEETLQAVGGSGS, encoded by the coding sequence ATGAGTCGAGCGGATCGAGAGCGACAATTGCGTTGGTTGATGACGCTGCGTGTCGTGGTCGTGACGACGCTGCTGATCAGTGCGTTCGGCATCGAGTTGGTGCTCCGGCCGGCCGAGTCTCTTCGACCTCTGTTCACGCTGACGGCCGCCGCGTACACGATGGTTCTGTTGTACGCGGTCCTGGCCCGGGTCCTGCCCGGGCTCCGACTGTTCATCCGTGCGCAGCTGATCGGCGATGCCTGCCTGGTGTCGGCGTTTGTCGCCATCACGGGTGGAATCGACTCGCCAATGTCGTTCCTGTATCTCCTGCCGATCACCGCCGCGAGCCTTGCGACCGATCGTCGTTGGGCCATGACGATGGCCGGCGTCTGTTGGTTGATGTACGGCGCGATGGTCGCTTTCCCGCAACAGCTCATGTTGCTATCCGGGATACTGCCGGCATCCGACCCCAGTCGGATGATCAATTTCCTCGTTGCCCATCTGGTGGCGATGGTGGCGTTCGCCTGGCTGTCGGTCCATCTCGCCGAGCGGATTCGTAGCCAGGGCAAGGAGCTCGATCAGCGAGCGGAAGCCGTGGCCCGGCTCAAGGCGCTGAACGAGAACATCATCGGATCGATCAACAGCGGACTCATCACCACCAATCTCTCGGGCAAGATCAATTTCATGAACCGCGGCGGGGCAGAGATCCTCGGTCAGGAGTTCGAAGCGGTCGACGGGCAGCAGGTCGAACAGCTGTTCGGGTTGGAAGCGGACTATCTCGGAGAGGTTCGCCGGCAACTCCTGGCGAACCGTCGGTTCCGTTTCGAGAAATTCTTCACGACCGGCGACGCTCGCCACGAACAGATCTTCCTCGGGATCGCCGCATCCAATCTCCACGATCGGACCGGGGCCCCTCTGGGGTTCATCTTCATCTTCCAGGACCTGACCGAGATCCACGCACTCGAGCAGGAGATGCGTCTCCGAGAGCGGATGGCCGCGCTGGGCGAGATGGCCGCCGGCATGGCGCACGAGCTAAGAAACCCGCTGGCCTCGATCAGTGGGGCGGTTCAATATCTCAAGGGCATTGTCCCGCCGGATCAGGAGACCCTGGACCTGATGGACATCGTGATGCGGGAGTCCCATCGACTGGATCAGGCGATCCGCGACTTTCTGACGTTCGCTCGTCCCGGTGCATTCGCTCCGGAGCATGTCGATCTCGTCCGGGTCATCGAGGATGGTGTCAAACTCCTCAGCAAGAGTCGAGAGTCCGGTCGGAGTCATCGGATCGAGACGGACTACGACGACGAGCGAATGGAATGTGTCGTCGACGCGAACCGTCTCAAGCAGGTGTTCTGGAACCTGGCGAGCAACGGCCTTAAGGCGATGCCCGATGGCGGGGAGCTGCGCATAGGGCTTCATTGGCGTGACGAGCGTTCTCGCATCGAGTTGTCGATCGCCGATCAGGGCGAAGGCATGAACGAAGAGCAAAGAGCCAGTTACTTCCAGCCGTTCAGTGGGTCGTTCCAGGAAGGTACGGGTCTGGGAGCCGCCATCGTCTATCGGCTGGTCGAAGAACATGACGGCAAGATTCATCTGGAGAGTGCACCCGGGCGGGGCACACGGGTACGGATTTCCTTGCCGTCCCGATGCCCGGCTGTAGGACCCGCTGGATCCGAAGAAACGCTTCAGGCCGTGGGAGGGTCAGGTTCGTGA
- a CDS encoding type II secretion system F family protein, whose amino-acid sequence MPNYTWKGRTRGGRIQEGVLVAESKEAAIASLRKQQIIVTAVSERGKEFALPKIGGGISSKEIAIFTRQFSVMIDAGLPLVQCLEILGTQQDNRTFQKILLQVRQDVESGSTLADAMRKHPKAFDDLYANMVAAGEAGGILDTILQRLSQYIEKIVKLRSAVRSALVYPIAVIVIAVAVVWIILWKVIPTFATLFEGLGATLPLPTRITIGLSNFIGSFWWVIFLSIGLTIFLINRYHKTHKGRRVLDRIMLKLPVLGNVMKKIAVARFCRTLGTLVSSGVPILDGLEITAKTSGNAIVEDAIMATRASVEEGKTISEPLKASEVFPSMVVQMVAVGEQTGALETMLSKIADFYEDEVDEATANLLALLEPIMISFLGVVIGGIVISMYLPMFSLISKIG is encoded by the coding sequence ATGCCCAACTACACTTGGAAGGGTCGGACCCGAGGCGGTCGAATTCAAGAAGGCGTTCTCGTCGCGGAGAGCAAGGAGGCGGCGATCGCCAGTCTGCGCAAGCAGCAGATCATCGTCACCGCAGTCTCCGAGCGCGGCAAAGAGTTCGCCCTTCCGAAAATCGGCGGCGGAATCAGCAGCAAGGAAATCGCGATCTTCACCCGACAGTTCTCGGTGATGATCGACGCCGGTCTGCCGCTGGTCCAGTGTCTGGAGATCCTGGGTACACAGCAGGACAATCGCACGTTCCAGAAGATCTTGCTGCAGGTCCGGCAGGACGTCGAATCCGGTTCGACGCTGGCTGACGCTATGCGAAAGCATCCGAAGGCCTTTGACGACCTGTACGCCAACATGGTGGCGGCGGGTGAGGCTGGCGGTATCCTCGACACCATTCTTCAGCGTCTCTCTCAGTACATCGAGAAGATCGTCAAGCTGCGTTCGGCGGTTCGCTCGGCGCTGGTCTACCCGATCGCGGTGATCGTGATCGCGGTTGCAGTTGTCTGGATCATCCTGTGGAAAGTCATTCCGACATTCGCGACCCTGTTCGAGGGGCTCGGGGCGACGCTGCCGTTGCCGACGCGTATCACCATCGGGTTGTCGAATTTCATCGGCAGCTTCTGGTGGGTGATCTTCCTCTCTATCGGTCTCACGATCTTCCTGATCAATCGCTATCACAAGACCCACAAGGGCCGACGGGTTCTCGATCGAATCATGTTGAAACTGCCCGTTCTGGGTAACGTGATGAAGAAGATCGCGGTCGCCCGTTTCTGTCGCACCCTCGGGACGTTGGTCTCGTCGGGTGTGCCGATTCTCGACGGGTTGGAGATTACGGCCAAGACGTCGGGCAACGCGATCGTCGAGGACGCCATCATGGCGACCCGGGCCAGCGTCGAAGAGGGCAAGACGATATCCGAGCCGTTGAAGGCCAGTGAGGTTTTTCCTTCGATGGTCGTTCAGATGGTCGCCGTCGGTGAGCAGACCGGTGCTCTCGAGACCATGCTGTCCAAAATCGCGGACTTCTACGAGGACGAGGTCGACGAGGCGACGGCCAACCTGTTGGCTCTCCTTGAGCCCATCATGATCAGCTTCCTTGGCGTTGTGATCGGTGGCATCGTAATCTCGATGTACCTGCCGATGTTCTCGCTTATCAGCAAGATCGGCTAG